A region of Salvelinus namaycush isolate Seneca chromosome 9, SaNama_1.0, whole genome shotgun sequence DNA encodes the following proteins:
- the LOC120053534 gene encoding fibroblast growth factor 3-like, with translation MVIILVLLLLNLMHPSHQKPRSSMAIRTSTPQRQSFDSRQRRDAAGRGGVYEHLGGAPRHRKLYCATKYHLQIHPNGRIDGTLEENNPFSILEIAAVDVGVVVIKGLFSDRYLAMNEKGGLYASAAFNQECEFMERIHELGYNTYASRNYQTTTPSTSTGSSSRRRASAERLWYVSINGKGRPKRGLKTRRTEKASLFLPRVLGHKDHDMVHLLFNSSLGYRQTALRLTGKTGQRR, from the exons ATGGTTATAATACTGGTTTTGTTATTGTTGAATTTGATGCATCCCAGTCACCAAAAGCCCCGTTCTTCTATGGCGATTAGGACATCAACTCCACAGCGGCAGAGCTTTGACTCGAGGCAGCGCAGGGATGCTGCGGGGCGTGGAGGAGTGTACGAGCACCTTGGGGGAGCACCGAGACACAGAAAGTTGTACTGTGCCACAAAGTATCACTTACAAATACATCCCAATGGGAGAATAGACGGGACCCTGGAGGAGAATAACCCTTTCA GCATATTGGAGATAGCAGCAGTGGATGTGGGAGTGGTGGTGATTAAAGGACTGTTCTCTGATAGATATCTGGCCATGAACGAAAAAGGAGGACTATATGCATCG GCTGCCTTCAACCAGGAGTGTGAGTTCATGGAGCGGATCCATGAGTTAGGCTACAACACTTACGCCTCCCGCAACTACCAGACAACCACTCCCTCCACCTCAACAGGAAGCAGCAGCAGGCGAAGGGCGAGTGCTGAGAGGCTGTGGTACGTGTCGATCAACGGAAAGGGCCGGCCAAAGCGTGGCCTGAAGACTCGCAGGACAGAGAAGGCCTCCCTCTTCCTTCCCAGGGTCCTTGGCCACAAGGACCATGACATGGTTCACCTGTTGTTCAACAGTAGTCTAGGGTACAGACAGACTGCCCTCAGACTTACAGGAAAGACAGGGCAAAGGAGATAG
- the LOC120053536 gene encoding fibroblast growth factor 4B-like: MSVHASWLPVPLLVWGLVCSSVRTAPLAGMQNGALERHWETLYSRSLARNPWEKREITRDGEYLMGIKRLRRLYCNVGIGFHIQVLPDGKITGIHNENRYSLLEISPVERGIVTIFGVRSGLFLAMNSKGKLYGSGHYNDECKFKESLLANNYNAYESAAHPGMYIGLSKTGKTKKGNRVTPAMTVTHFLPRI; the protein is encoded by the exons ATGTCTGTCCACGCGTCCTGGCTACCAGTACCGCTGCTGGTGTGGGGGCTGGTCTGCAGCTCAGTGCGCACTGCCCCGTTAGCGGGTATGCAGAACGGCGCTCTTGAGCGGCATTGGGAAACGCTCTACTCTCGATCACTGGCTCGGAACCCATGGGAAAAGAGAGAAATCACCCGGGATGGTGAATATCTTATGGGCATCAAAAGACTTAGGCGTCTCTATTGCAACGTCGGCATTGGGTTTCATATTCAAGTTTTACCAGACGGAAAGATCACTGGAATACATAACGAAAATAGATACA GTCTCCTTGAGATATCACCTGTGGAGAGAGGGATTGTGACAATCTTTGGAGTCCGAAGTGGTCTGTTTCTAGCCATGAACAGCAAAGGGAAGCTCTATGGATCT GGTCATTACAATGACGAGTGCAAGTTCAAGGAAAGCCTCTTGGCAAATAACTACAACGCTTATGAATCTGCAGCTCACCCAGGGATGTATATTGGACTGAGTAAGACTGGCAAAACCAAAAAAGGAAACCGGGTAACACCAGCAATGACAGTGACACACTTCTTGCCGAGGATCTGA